One genomic segment of Cystobacter fuscus DSM 2262 includes these proteins:
- a CDS encoding cytochrome c maturation protein CcmE: MTQQTRNRLIAVVALLVAGGGLALVAFGNIGENLVYYWRPSEMLAQGSKAYGPIIRLGGQVQPGSIQWDEQHTTLHFRVMDDEKPGAPQVLVRTNEVPPQMFRERIGVVVEGTFDASQTFQGSRLMVNHSNEYRAPKTDDDVKKMFEEMQKQEATTAARTP; encoded by the coding sequence ATGACGCAGCAGACGCGCAACCGTCTCATCGCCGTGGTGGCCTTGCTGGTGGCCGGCGGCGGCCTGGCCCTGGTGGCCTTTGGCAACATCGGCGAGAACCTCGTCTACTACTGGCGGCCCTCGGAGATGCTGGCCCAGGGGAGCAAGGCCTACGGTCCCATCATCCGCCTGGGTGGCCAGGTGCAGCCGGGCAGCATCCAGTGGGACGAGCAGCACACCACCCTGCACTTCCGCGTCATGGACGACGAGAAGCCGGGCGCGCCCCAGGTGCTCGTGCGCACCAACGAGGTGCCGCCGCAGATGTTCCGCGAGCGCATCGGCGTCGTGGTGGAGGGCACCTTCGACGCGTCCCAGACGTTCCAGGGCAGCCGGCTCATGGTGAACCACTCCAACGAGTACCGGGCGCCCAAGACGGATGACGACGTGAAGAAGATGTTCGAGGAGATGCAGAAGCAGGAAGCCACCACGGCGGCGAGGACTCCGTGA
- a CDS encoding heme lyase CcmF/NrfE family subunit, producing MTATIGYALVLGGLAFASFGALVGLVSGMRRNDAAFPWVLRCVYGFAACMVGANLVMEWALLTDDFSVQYVAQVGSRATPTIYKIVSLWSALEGSILFWGLIMGGYVLAFALTHRREHARYMSLALGTMLAVGVFFSFLIAGPANPFHAMSPVPPDGPGPNALLQNHYLMIIHPPMLYLGYVGMTVPFGIAVAALLRGEMGDAWMAPLRRWTLFAWLFLSIGIILGAWWAYAVLGWGGYWAWDPVENASFLPWLTATAFMHSTLVHERKKMLKLWTLSLVLSSFVLTVLGTFMTRSGIFNSVHSFTQSDIGPTFLVFIAILLFVSITLLAVRGPLLVAESQIKSLLSRETTILVNNLVFVAITFTVLLGTLYPLISEAVRGIKVSVGEPYFNKMAVPGGIMVLFLMGVGPMLPWGSADPKTVRERFWIPAAVGVAIVAACLAGGLRGFYPLLTFGLAGFVTVITLRELFLPVKVRMSEHREGFVKALMGSATKARRRFGGYIVHLGIVVILVAVGASSAYVTRTSGTVRVGQTLKIGDYGVKYLGLASGKEPHRTFVATRVEVTAPNGEVTEMAPRMNYYETMTDPVGTPAVRSTPKEDLYLSLMAFSEDRGTASFNAWIFPLVGWIWWSIPLLVIGTLIALWPARRARAVVESRAPVASAPPGSEGEMNRGTA from the coding sequence GTGACGGCGACGATCGGCTACGCGCTGGTGCTCGGGGGGCTCGCGTTCGCGAGCTTCGGGGCGCTGGTGGGACTGGTGAGCGGGATGCGCCGCAACGACGCGGCCTTCCCCTGGGTGCTGCGCTGCGTGTACGGCTTCGCCGCCTGCATGGTGGGCGCCAACCTCGTCATGGAGTGGGCGCTGCTCACCGATGACTTCAGCGTCCAGTACGTGGCGCAGGTGGGCAGCCGCGCCACGCCGACGATCTACAAGATCGTCTCGCTGTGGAGCGCGCTGGAAGGCTCCATCCTCTTCTGGGGCCTCATCATGGGCGGCTACGTGCTGGCGTTCGCCCTCACGCACCGGCGCGAGCACGCGCGCTACATGTCGCTCGCGCTGGGCACCATGCTCGCGGTGGGCGTCTTCTTCAGCTTCCTCATCGCGGGGCCGGCCAACCCCTTCCACGCGATGTCGCCGGTGCCCCCGGACGGGCCGGGCCCCAACGCGCTGCTGCAGAACCACTACCTGATGATCATCCACCCGCCCATGCTGTACCTGGGCTACGTGGGCATGACGGTGCCCTTCGGCATCGCCGTGGCGGCGCTGCTGCGCGGAGAGATGGGGGATGCGTGGATGGCGCCCCTGCGGCGCTGGACGCTCTTCGCCTGGTTGTTCCTGTCCATCGGCATCATCCTCGGGGCGTGGTGGGCGTACGCGGTGCTCGGCTGGGGCGGCTACTGGGCGTGGGATCCGGTGGAGAACGCGTCCTTCCTGCCGTGGCTGACGGCCACCGCCTTCATGCACTCCACGCTCGTGCACGAGCGCAAGAAGATGCTCAAGCTGTGGACGCTGAGCCTGGTGCTCTCCAGCTTCGTACTCACGGTGCTGGGCACGTTCATGACGCGCTCGGGCATCTTCAACTCGGTGCACAGCTTCACGCAGTCGGACATCGGGCCCACGTTCCTGGTGTTCATCGCGATCCTGCTCTTCGTGTCCATCACGCTGCTGGCCGTGCGCGGGCCGCTGCTGGTGGCCGAGAGCCAGATCAAGTCGCTCCTGTCGCGTGAGACGACCATCCTGGTGAACAACCTGGTGTTCGTGGCCATCACCTTCACGGTGCTGCTCGGCACGCTCTATCCGCTCATCTCCGAGGCGGTGCGCGGCATCAAGGTGAGCGTGGGCGAGCCGTACTTCAACAAGATGGCGGTGCCCGGCGGCATCATGGTGCTCTTCCTCATGGGCGTGGGGCCGATGCTGCCCTGGGGCAGCGCGGATCCGAAGACGGTGAGAGAGCGCTTCTGGATTCCGGCGGCGGTGGGCGTGGCGATCGTCGCCGCGTGCCTCGCCGGGGGCCTGCGGGGCTTCTACCCGCTGCTCACCTTCGGGCTGGCGGGCTTCGTCACCGTCATCACCCTGCGCGAGCTCTTCCTGCCGGTGAAGGTGCGCATGAGCGAGCACCGCGAGGGCTTCGTCAAGGCGCTGATGGGCAGTGCCACCAAGGCGCGCCGACGCTTTGGCGGCTACATCGTCCACCTGGGCATCGTCGTCATCCTCGTGGCGGTGGGGGCCTCGTCGGCCTACGTGACGCGCACCTCGGGCACGGTGCGCGTGGGCCAGACGCTGAAGATCGGCGACTACGGGGTGAAGTACCTGGGGCTCGCGAGTGGCAAGGAGCCGCACCGCACCTTCGTGGCCACGCGCGTGGAGGTGACGGCGCCCAACGGCGAGGTCACCGAGATGGCCCCCCGGATGAACTACTACGAGACGATGACGGACCCGGTGGGCACGCCCGCGGTGCGCTCGACGCCCAAGGAGGATCTCTACCTGTCGTTGATGGCCTTCTCCGAGGACCGGGGCACGGCGAGCTTCAACGCGTGGATCTTCCCGCTGGTGGGGTGGATCTGGTGGAGCATCCCCCTGCTGGTGATCGGCACGCTCATCGCGCTGTGGCCGGCGCGCCGGGCCCGGGCGGTGGTGGAGTCGCGCGCCCCCGTGGCGAGCGCGCCTCCCGGCTCGGAGGGTGAAATGAACAGGGGGACGGCATGA
- a CDS encoding heme exporter protein CcmB — translation MRPGRSISLPRSVGVLLAKDLLIEWRTRARLNALVFFALATLLLFSFAVGPDTKLLARNAGGYLWLALLFASVLALGESFRVEQENLTLDGLRLAPADARAIFLSKAVGNTLLLVGLGALLIPVMVALYGVQVTMGPLPFALTLLLGCMAISAPGTVYSAIASNARARDVLLPLLLFPLIIPALLAAAKATSLVLQGDPMEQLGSWFGLLSGFNLIYWGLGFALFPRVIED, via the coding sequence ATGAGGCCCGGGCGCTCCATCTCCCTGCCGAGGTCGGTGGGAGTCCTGCTGGCCAAGGATCTGCTCATCGAGTGGCGCACGCGCGCGCGCCTCAACGCGCTCGTCTTCTTCGCGCTCGCCACGCTGCTGCTCTTCTCGTTCGCGGTGGGGCCAGACACGAAGCTCCTGGCGCGCAACGCCGGGGGCTACCTGTGGCTCGCGCTGCTCTTCGCCAGCGTGCTCGCCCTGGGCGAGTCCTTCCGGGTGGAGCAGGAGAACCTCACCCTGGACGGGCTGCGGCTGGCCCCGGCGGACGCGCGCGCCATCTTCCTGTCCAAGGCGGTGGGCAACACGCTGCTGCTCGTGGGGCTGGGCGCGCTGCTCATCCCCGTCATGGTGGCGCTCTATGGCGTGCAGGTGACCATGGGCCCCCTCCCCTTCGCGCTCACCCTGCTACTCGGCTGCATGGCCATCAGCGCGCCGGGCACGGTGTATTCGGCCATCGCCAGCAACGCGCGGGCAAGAGATGTGCTGCTTCCGCTGTTGCTGTTCCCGCTCATCATTCCGGCACTGCTCGCCGCCGCCAAGGCGACGTCGCTGGTGCTCCAGGGTGATCCCATGGAACAGCTCGGCTCATGGTTCGGGCTGCTTTCCGGGTTCAACCTGATTTATTGGGGGCTAGGCTTCGCGCTCTTCCCCCGGGTCATCGAGGATTGA
- a CDS encoding serine O-acetyltransferase: MGIDAMSLYRLGHKLHRRGVPVLPAVLRKAIHFLHGSYLPPEAEIGEGTQLGYGGMGIVIHKDAKIGRHCLISHQVTVGGRSGLKDLPVIGDYVRIGAGAKILGNVRIGDFAIIGANAVVVKDVAPGSVVGGIPAREIRKDPDPLATYEREMGLRPPMAQRNEVVQSIPPASSAAR, encoded by the coding sequence ATGGGGATCGACGCGATGTCGCTGTACCGGCTCGGACACAAGCTGCACCGGCGGGGCGTGCCTGTTCTTCCCGCGGTGCTGCGCAAGGCCATCCACTTCCTGCATGGCTCGTATCTCCCGCCCGAGGCGGAGATCGGCGAGGGGACGCAGCTCGGCTACGGTGGCATGGGCATCGTCATCCACAAGGACGCGAAGATCGGGCGCCACTGCCTCATCTCGCACCAGGTGACGGTGGGCGGCCGCTCGGGGCTCAAGGATCTGCCGGTGATCGGCGACTACGTGCGCATTGGCGCGGGCGCCAAGATTCTCGGCAACGTGCGCATCGGTGACTTCGCCATCATCGGCGCGAACGCCGTGGTGGTGAAGGACGTGGCGCCCGGCTCGGTGGTGGGTGGCATCCCGGCCCGGGAGATCCGCAAGGATCCGGATCCGCTCGCCACCTACGAGCGGGAGATGGGCCTGCGGCCTCCGATGGCCCAGCGCAACGAGGTGGTGCAGTCCATTCCTCCCGCCTCGTCCGCCGCGCGCTAG
- a CDS encoding cytochrome c biogenesis protein, with the protein MNTVLQLVSTTAALGSVALGIYLGVKWAPVGSRFNARPALYAMTGAAVVLLALGSWMGLVWTPPEREMGHVYRIIYVHVPAMWMSMLALVINFGCCIAYLFKASWKTDALAESAAEIGLLFGTYGLVLGSIWGKPTWGVYWDWDPRLTAMAIMLVTYVGYTALRRFVEDPEKRAVWSSVVGIISGINMPIVWKSVQWWRSLHQVQSTPKTVDPDMVLALRVNAWASLILLVLFLLHRYRIALATREAEVALPSALPTDTRANPSEVV; encoded by the coding sequence ATGAACACGGTGCTGCAGCTCGTATCGACGACGGCGGCGTTGGGGTCCGTCGCGCTGGGAATCTACCTGGGCGTGAAGTGGGCGCCGGTGGGCTCGCGCTTCAACGCCCGGCCGGCGCTCTATGCCATGACGGGGGCGGCGGTGGTGCTGCTGGCACTGGGGTCGTGGATGGGGCTCGTCTGGACGCCGCCCGAGCGGGAGATGGGCCACGTCTACCGCATCATCTACGTGCATGTGCCGGCCATGTGGATGTCCATGCTGGCGCTGGTCATCAACTTCGGCTGCTGCATCGCCTACCTGTTCAAGGCGAGCTGGAAGACGGACGCGCTGGCGGAGTCGGCGGCCGAGATCGGGCTGCTCTTCGGCACCTACGGCCTGGTGCTCGGCTCCATCTGGGGCAAGCCCACCTGGGGCGTGTACTGGGACTGGGATCCGCGGCTGACGGCCATGGCCATCATGCTGGTGACGTACGTGGGCTACACGGCGCTGCGCCGCTTCGTGGAGGATCCGGAGAAGCGCGCGGTGTGGAGCTCGGTGGTGGGCATCATCTCCGGCATCAACATGCCCATCGTCTGGAAGAGCGTGCAGTGGTGGCGCAGCCTGCACCAGGTGCAGTCCACGCCCAAGACGGTGGATCCGGACATGGTGCTGGCGCTGCGCGTCAACGCGTGGGCCTCGCTCATTCTGCTGGTGCTCTTCCTGTTGCACCGCTACCGCATCGCCCTCGCCACGCGCGAGGCGGAGGTGGCCCTGCCCTCGGCGCTGCCCACGGACACGCGCGCCAATCCCTCGGAGGTGGTTTGA
- a CDS encoding TlpA family protein disulfide reductase codes for MKWRITLSFVVLCLALVGVLYKGFGRNPHEVPFMLKGQPAPSFTLAALDSGERVSLAELKGRPVVLNFWASWCGPCKMEHPVLDWGAREFGHQARFLGVVFEDTEDNARQFLLQMGASFPQLVDPRSRMAVDYGVAGVPETYFIDRQGIIRGKHVGPIDPQTMATWMRELTADGPTAKQ; via the coding sequence ATGAAGTGGCGCATCACACTGAGCTTCGTCGTGTTGTGTCTGGCGCTGGTGGGAGTGCTCTACAAGGGCTTCGGGCGCAACCCGCACGAGGTGCCCTTCATGCTCAAGGGCCAGCCGGCACCCTCCTTCACCCTGGCGGCGCTGGACAGCGGCGAGCGGGTGAGCCTGGCGGAGCTCAAGGGTCGGCCGGTGGTGCTCAACTTCTGGGCGTCCTGGTGTGGCCCCTGCAAGATGGAGCACCCGGTGCTCGATTGGGGCGCGCGGGAATTCGGCCACCAGGCCCGATTCCTGGGCGTCGTCTTCGAGGACACCGAGGACAACGCGCGGCAGTTCCTGTTGCAGATGGGCGCGAGCTTCCCTCAGTTGGTGGATCCGCGCTCGCGCATGGCGGTGGACTACGGGGTGGCGGGCGTGCCGGAGACGTACTTCATCGACCGCCAGGGCATCATCCGCGGCAAGCACGTGGGCCCGATCGATCCGCAGACGATGGCGACGTGGATGAGGGAGTTGACGGCGGACGGGCCCACCGCGAAGCAGTGA
- the ccmA gene encoding heme ABC exporter ATP-binding protein CcmA, protein MDASPAAPPALALHDVSKRYGRHWALARLSYALPQGRSLLLTGHNGSGKTTLLRLVATALSPTHGRVEVRGLDCVAQRDSVRREVALLSHASFLYEDLTGRQNLVVLARLLGMESPTDVADTLLVKVGLTRRTQSPVRQFSAGMRKRLAIARLLLKSPAVALLDEPFGELDPAGIQAMEKIIGELKDSGVTVVLATHLIEQGLSLCEERLHLSDGRAVAA, encoded by the coding sequence ATGGACGCCTCCCCCGCCGCGCCCCCCGCGCTCGCCCTCCACGATGTCAGCAAGCGGTATGGCCGCCATTGGGCGCTCGCGCGCCTGAGCTATGCCCTGCCCCAGGGCCGCTCGTTGCTGCTCACCGGGCACAACGGTTCCGGAAAGACGACGCTCCTGCGGCTGGTGGCCACGGCGCTCTCCCCCACCCATGGCCGGGTGGAGGTGCGGGGCCTGGACTGCGTGGCCCAGCGCGACAGCGTGCGCCGCGAAGTCGCCCTGCTGTCCCACGCGAGCTTCCTCTATGAGGACCTCACCGGCCGGCAGAACCTGGTGGTGCTCGCGCGGCTGCTCGGGATGGAGTCCCCCACGGACGTGGCGGACACGCTGCTCGTGAAGGTGGGCCTGACCAGGCGCACGCAGAGCCCCGTGCGCCAGTTCTCCGCCGGCATGCGCAAGCGCCTGGCCATCGCCCGGTTGCTGCTCAAATCGCCCGCGGTGGCGCTCCTGGACGAGCCCTTCGGAGAGCTGGATCCCGCGGGCATCCAGGCCATGGAGAAGATCATCGGCGAGCTGAAGGACTCCGGAGTCACCGTGGTGCTGGCCACGCACCTCATCGAGCAGGGGCTGAGCCTGTGCGAGGAACGGCTCCACCTGTCGGATGGACGGGCGGTGGCGGCATGA
- a CDS encoding lipopolysaccharide biosynthesis protein produces the protein MSEKSGSAAPAASFMGKAGPLVLARLFTAGLTLSIPLVLARVLSLEEYGTYYQLFLIATTLYYVLPFGVVQSLYYFLPRAEEKRPWLGQTLLFMSGAGAVAAALVWGLLGLVANHFGNPALLEHRGTLALYTAFLLGSFPLEISLTSQGRTKQSAIVYLVSDAVRAAAMVVPCLLGAGLHGMMLAVVGFTFLRYVATWVVAPRGTTGPLARAELWRQQLVYAAPFGAAMALAIPQQNAHLYMVAGVVSPALYALYRVGCFQLPVVDLLYTPTSEVLMVRLGELEKQGRLEEGVGAFREAAGKLAFLFLPFAAFLFAAAPEFIGALFGAKFLPAVPIFRVSVVGVVLAILPMDGVLRARGHTRAIFLSYLIKAVVTVPLVWVGVRQFGMMGGVVSWALAELVGKCSLLVRVPAALSTPSLRLRIRDIIPWRELGKASLAAFAAAAAVFVLRLGTEHAWGGLPEGFVWRTLPLAVAGLLFVLGYVGVLYATGVRPLGLLARARRGG, from the coding sequence GTGAGTGAGAAGTCGGGGTCCGCCGCGCCCGCCGCTTCCTTCATGGGAAAGGCGGGCCCCTTGGTGTTGGCCCGGTTGTTCACCGCCGGGCTGACGCTGTCCATTCCCCTCGTGCTGGCGCGGGTGCTGAGCCTCGAGGAGTATGGCACCTACTACCAGCTGTTCCTCATCGCCACGACGCTCTACTACGTGCTGCCCTTCGGGGTGGTACAGAGCCTCTACTACTTCCTGCCGCGCGCGGAGGAGAAGCGGCCGTGGCTCGGGCAGACGCTGCTCTTCATGTCCGGTGCGGGGGCGGTGGCCGCGGCGCTGGTGTGGGGATTGCTCGGCCTCGTCGCCAACCACTTCGGCAACCCGGCGCTGCTCGAGCACCGGGGGACCCTGGCGCTCTATACCGCCTTCCTGCTCGGCTCCTTCCCGCTGGAGATTTCCCTCACCAGCCAGGGCAGGACGAAGCAGTCGGCGATCGTCTATCTGGTGTCGGACGCCGTGCGCGCGGCCGCCATGGTGGTGCCGTGCCTGTTGGGCGCCGGCCTGCATGGGATGATGCTGGCGGTGGTGGGCTTCACCTTCCTGCGCTACGTGGCCACGTGGGTGGTGGCGCCGAGGGGCACCACCGGACCGCTGGCGCGCGCGGAGCTGTGGCGTCAGCAGCTCGTCTACGCGGCTCCCTTCGGGGCGGCCATGGCGCTGGCGATTCCGCAGCAGAACGCCCACCTCTATATGGTGGCGGGTGTGGTGAGCCCGGCCCTGTACGCGCTCTACCGTGTGGGCTGCTTCCAGTTGCCCGTGGTGGACTTGCTGTACACGCCCACGAGCGAGGTGCTCATGGTGCGCCTGGGCGAGCTGGAGAAGCAGGGCCGTCTGGAGGAGGGCGTGGGGGCGTTCCGCGAGGCCGCGGGCAAGCTGGCCTTCCTCTTCCTGCCCTTCGCCGCGTTCCTCTTCGCCGCCGCGCCCGAGTTCATCGGGGCATTGTTCGGCGCCAAGTTCCTGCCCGCCGTGCCCATCTTCCGCGTGAGCGTGGTGGGCGTGGTGCTCGCCATCCTGCCCATGGACGGGGTGCTGCGAGCCCGGGGACACACGCGGGCCATCTTCCTGTCCTACCTCATCAAGGCGGTGGTGACGGTGCCGCTCGTCTGGGTGGGGGTGCGCCAGTTCGGAATGATGGGGGGCGTGGTGTCGTGGGCCCTGGCGGAGCTGGTGGGCAAGTGCTCGCTGCTCGTCCGGGTGCCGGCGGCCCTGTCCACGCCGTCGCTGCGCCTGCGCATCCGGGACATCATCCCCTGGCGCGAGCTGGGCAAGGCGTCGCTCGCCGCGTTCGCCGCCGCCGCGGCCGTCTTCGTGCTGCGCCTGGGGACCGAGCATGCCTGGGGGGGACTGCCCGAGGGCTTCGTCTGGAGGACGCTGCCGCTGGCCGTGGCCGGGCTGCTGTTCGTGCTGGGCTACGTGGGTGTCCTGTACGCCACGGGCGTGCGGCCCCTCGGGCTGCTCGCGCGTGCCCGCCGCGGCGGGTGA
- a CDS encoding polysaccharide deacetylase family protein encodes MAAYRRHQSGGRRILIVSYHRVVEDFFGELQRSIPGLLISQETFRRHLEGLSAAGYKFATMGEALDVMSGARTAHEDLCVVTFDDGYRDVYRYAYPVLKEMGVPAITYLPADLIGTNHRFNHDRLFHLVHSVQARGYQPLFDVLPEPAAGLMVEVMSGRKRLSAALDDFIGVHSTATLMDTIRALEERLGPDAPLMPEQGDLMDWDEVRTMSRDGFEFGAHTLGHVVLTHEPLDVVEREVRESKAVIERELGKPVRDFAYCNGWYSDDVIDVLMRNGFRSAVTTEDMNNRIGGNPFTLKRKVLWENFSVGVTGGYSSSLTVCQLDDCFGTLGMREPVLGRRPQRLKKEGQEVLASGANTPNPIIMTEGAAW; translated from the coding sequence CTGGCGGCGTACCGGCGGCACCAGTCGGGTGGGCGACGGATCCTCATCGTCAGCTACCACCGGGTGGTGGAGGACTTCTTTGGTGAGCTGCAGCGCTCCATTCCGGGGTTGCTCATCTCCCAGGAGACGTTCCGGCGCCACCTGGAGGGCCTGTCGGCGGCGGGCTACAAGTTCGCGACCATGGGCGAGGCGCTGGACGTGATGTCCGGGGCCCGCACCGCGCACGAGGATCTGTGCGTCGTCACCTTCGACGATGGCTACCGGGACGTGTACCGCTACGCCTATCCCGTGCTGAAGGAGATGGGCGTGCCGGCCATCACCTACCTGCCGGCGGATCTCATCGGCACCAATCACCGCTTCAACCATGATCGGCTCTTCCACCTGGTGCACAGCGTCCAGGCCAGGGGCTACCAGCCGCTGTTCGACGTGCTGCCCGAGCCGGCCGCGGGGCTGATGGTGGAGGTGATGTCCGGGCGCAAGCGCCTGTCCGCGGCGCTCGATGACTTCATCGGCGTGCACTCCACGGCCACGCTCATGGACACCATCCGCGCGCTGGAGGAGCGGCTCGGTCCAGACGCGCCGCTGATGCCCGAGCAGGGTGATCTGATGGACTGGGACGAGGTGCGCACCATGTCGCGCGACGGCTTCGAGTTCGGCGCGCACACGCTCGGCCACGTGGTGCTCACGCACGAGCCGCTCGACGTGGTGGAGCGCGAGGTGCGCGAGTCCAAGGCCGTCATCGAGCGGGAGCTCGGCAAGCCCGTGCGCGACTTCGCCTACTGCAACGGCTGGTACTCGGACGACGTCATCGACGTGCTGATGCGCAACGGCTTCCGCTCGGCCGTCACCACCGAGGACATGAACAACCGCATCGGCGGCAACCCCTTCACCCTCAAGCGCAAGGTGCTGTGGGAGAACTTCAGCGTGGGTGTGACGGGCGGCTACTCGTCGAGCCTCACGGTGTGCCAGTTGGATGACTGCTTCGGCACGCTCGGCATGCGCGAGCCGGTGCTGGGCCGGCGCCCGCAGCGCCTCAAGAAGGAGGGGCAGGAGGTCCTTGCCTCCGGGGCCAACACGCCCAATCCCATCATCATGACGGAAGGAGCCGCGTGGTGA
- the argG gene encoding argininosuccinate synthase, translating into MSRIYRSLPPAGTRIGLAFSGGLDTRAAVAWMSRKGLEVYAYTADLAQPDEKNPADIPPIALGHGAKQAKLVDCREAMVREGLVAIQCGAFHLSVGGKKYFNTTPLGRAVTTTAIVRAMREDSVHVFGDGSTHKGNDIQRFYRYGILVDPALHIYKPWLDPEFVSAFGGRKEMSEYLHSLQLPYRMGTEKAYSTDANVLGATHEAKDLEHLNKGMNIVEPIMSVAHWRPEVDIRAERITVEFAQGLPVSLNGKRFDSLFELFLECNRIGGRHGLGSSDQIENRVIDAKSRGIYEAPGMALLHIVYERLLSSIHNENTSDLYFTLGRRLGRLLYEGKWFDPEALLLKDSLTRWVAPSITGSVTLELRRGDDYTLLDTQAEHMSYDPSKLSMEKVEAAFNPEDRIGALEMQNLSVSDNRSLLLHHLASVRRLPGATGTGIAQLLEEGEES; encoded by the coding sequence ATGAGCCGCATCTACCGTTCGCTTCCTCCCGCTGGTACCCGCATCGGTCTCGCCTTCTCGGGCGGTCTCGACACCCGCGCCGCCGTGGCCTGGATGTCCCGCAAGGGACTCGAGGTGTACGCCTACACGGCCGACCTCGCCCAACCCGACGAGAAGAACCCCGCCGATATCCCCCCCATCGCCCTGGGCCATGGCGCCAAGCAGGCGAAGCTCGTGGACTGCCGCGAGGCCATGGTGCGCGAGGGCCTCGTCGCCATCCAGTGCGGCGCCTTCCACCTGTCCGTGGGCGGCAAGAAGTACTTCAACACCACGCCGCTCGGCCGCGCCGTCACCACCACCGCCATCGTGCGCGCCATGCGCGAGGACAGCGTGCACGTCTTCGGCGACGGCAGCACCCACAAGGGCAACGACATCCAGCGCTTCTACCGCTACGGCATCCTCGTGGACCCGGCGCTCCACATCTACAAGCCCTGGCTGGATCCCGAGTTCGTCAGCGCCTTCGGTGGCCGCAAGGAGATGAGCGAGTACCTCCACTCGCTCCAGCTGCCCTACCGCATGGGCACCGAGAAGGCCTACTCCACCGACGCCAACGTGCTGGGCGCCACGCACGAGGCCAAGGATCTGGAGCACCTGAACAAGGGCATGAACATCGTGGAGCCCATCATGAGCGTGGCGCACTGGCGCCCCGAGGTGGACATCCGCGCCGAGCGCATCACCGTGGAGTTCGCCCAGGGCCTGCCCGTGTCCCTCAACGGCAAGCGCTTCGACTCCCTCTTCGAGCTGTTCCTCGAGTGCAACCGCATCGGCGGACGGCACGGCCTGGGCTCGAGCGATCAGATCGAGAACCGCGTCATCGACGCCAAGAGCCGCGGCATCTACGAGGCCCCCGGCATGGCGCTGCTCCACATCGTCTACGAGCGCCTGCTGTCCTCCATCCACAACGAGAACACCTCGGACCTCTACTTCACCCTGGGCCGCCGCCTCGGCCGGCTGCTCTACGAGGGCAAGTGGTTCGATCCCGAGGCCCTGCTGCTCAAGGACTCGCTCACCCGGTGGGTGGCCCCCAGCATCACCGGCAGCGTCACCCTGGAGCTGCGCCGCGGCGACGACTACACCCTGCTGGATACCCAGGCCGAGCACATGTCCTACGATCCGAGCAAGCTCTCCATGGAGAAGGTCGAGGCCGCCTTCAACCCCGAGGATCGCATCGGCGCCCTGGAGATGCAGAACCTCTCCGTGAGCGACAACCGCAGCCTGCTGCTGCACCACCTCGCGAGCGTCCGCCGCCTGCCCGGCGCCACCGGCACCGGCATCGCGCAGTTGCTGGAGGAAGGCGAGGAGAGCTGA